One Azoarcus sp. DN11 DNA segment encodes these proteins:
- a CDS encoding cytochrome c peroxidase — protein sequence MKKQKSSLPVYPVCATLLSVTCLLAAGLGQPAIAQTAIAPDPAQLRVLALKTTNSLKTVGVPNPGNLKDFVVNRGTLIKLGKALFWDQQVGSDGQACGSCHFHAGADNRSLHQLNPGFRNQTPGADPNAFRDATFFGPNLTTFGPNYQLKPDDFPFHKLVNVNDRESGVLSDTNDVVSSQGVFNATFGAIGASNAAIFSRDSGTTNLVGPGAVFQIGGRLVRNVEPRNTPTNINAVLNDRNFWDSRARNEFNGVNPIGALDRTAMVVQVSPGGPPSLVAVRIANSSAASQADGPPLSNLEMSFAGRRFPELGRKMLNPDLVALGSQFVAKDDSILGADSNQNTIPGSRGIKPKYAVLIQKAFSPQWWNAPGWFVDLGTGTPVLRQGTPSRPNQFSVMEYNFSLFFGMAVNDYERLLISDGSPFDQFMEGVGTITPAPLPLSDAQLRGLQTFLTKGGCINCHSGPELTNASLSNVLKFEILERMIMGNGGVAVYDNGHYNVGVRPTLEDVGIGATIGPDNLPLSNTVFFQNCVRKVMGDVPGISVAAANQQCGVPQIVARPAEAAVLLTRAVQLTEDAAIRAGAEARIASAEALLTQAVPDLVGASCKLARNPILCPTDQPGAADLLATVNLPPQALTDLLAAAASLLPDPVSPGTSARLFAPPLGPDERVAVMGAHKVPSLRNVELTAPYFHNGGQATLHQVVEFYNRGGDFSAVNQDDLDPNIHPLGLTDEEKDDLVAFLTSLTDDRVRYERAPFDRPSISIPNGAPADVAAAICLFTQDACAVEARVEIPAVGATGHVQALGTPHTPYANFLDPLTP from the coding sequence ATGAAAAAGCAAAAAAGCTCGTTACCCGTCTACCCGGTCTGCGCGACGCTGTTGTCCGTCACGTGCCTGCTGGCCGCCGGCCTCGGCCAGCCCGCCATCGCCCAGACCGCGATAGCCCCCGACCCCGCCCAACTCCGGGTCCTGGCGCTCAAGACGACCAATTCGCTGAAGACCGTCGGGGTCCCCAATCCCGGAAATCTCAAGGATTTTGTCGTCAACCGCGGCACGCTCATCAAGCTGGGCAAGGCCCTGTTCTGGGACCAGCAGGTGGGCAGCGACGGCCAGGCCTGCGGCAGTTGCCATTTCCACGCGGGAGCGGACAACCGCTCGCTGCATCAATTGAACCCCGGTTTCCGCAACCAGACCCCGGGAGCCGACCCCAACGCGTTCAGGGATGCGACCTTTTTCGGCCCCAACCTGACCACCTTCGGCCCCAATTACCAGTTGAAGCCCGATGACTTTCCGTTTCACAAGCTGGTCAACGTGAATGACCGCGAATCGGGCGTGCTTTCCGATACGAACGACGTCGTGTCGTCCCAAGGCGTATTCAACGCGACCTTCGGTGCCATCGGTGCCTCTAATGCGGCGATTTTTTCGCGGGACAGCGGGACGACCAATCTCGTGGGGCCCGGTGCGGTATTCCAGATCGGCGGCAGGCTGGTACGCAACGTCGAGCCGCGGAACACCCCGACAAACATCAACGCGGTCCTCAACGATCGCAATTTCTGGGATTCGCGTGCGCGGAACGAATTCAACGGTGTGAACCCGATTGGCGCCCTCGATCGGACCGCGATGGTGGTGCAGGTCAGTCCTGGCGGCCCGCCATCGCTGGTCGCGGTACGCATCGCCAATTCCTCCGCCGCCTCGCAGGCGGATGGTCCGCCGCTGAGCAACCTGGAAATGTCCTTTGCCGGCCGGCGATTCCCCGAACTGGGCCGGAAGATGCTCAACCCTGACCTCGTCGCGCTGGGTAGCCAGTTCGTCGCGAAGGATGACAGCATCCTGGGCGCCGACAGCAACCAGAACACGATTCCGGGAAGCCGGGGCATCAAGCCGAAATACGCGGTGCTGATCCAGAAGGCGTTCAGCCCCCAGTGGTGGAATGCGCCGGGCTGGTTCGTTGATCTCGGCACCGGCACGCCCGTCCTGAGGCAAGGCACGCCCTCGCGGCCGAATCAGTTCTCCGTCATGGAGTACAACTTCAGCCTCTTTTTCGGGATGGCGGTGAACGACTATGAAAGGCTGCTGATCTCGGATGGTTCGCCGTTCGACCAGTTCATGGAAGGGGTCGGCACGATCACGCCGGCCCCATTGCCGCTCTCGGACGCGCAGTTGCGTGGCCTGCAGACCTTCCTCACCAAGGGCGGATGCATCAACTGCCACAGCGGCCCGGAACTCACCAACGCTTCCCTCAGCAATGTGCTCAAGTTCGAGATCCTCGAACGCATGATCATGGGCAATGGCGGAGTCGCGGTGTACGACAACGGCCACTACAACGTCGGCGTGCGTCCGACGCTCGAGGACGTCGGCATCGGCGCCACCATCGGACCGGACAACCTGCCGCTGTCGAACACGGTCTTCTTCCAGAACTGCGTCCGCAAGGTAATGGGCGACGTCCCGGGAATTTCCGTTGCCGCGGCGAATCAGCAGTGCGGGGTACCGCAGATCGTGGCCCGGCCGGCAGAAGCGGCGGTGCTGCTGACCAGGGCGGTACAGTTGACGGAGGACGCTGCAATCCGCGCGGGAGCCGAGGCACGGATAGCGAGCGCCGAGGCCCTGCTGACGCAGGCCGTTCCCGACCTCGTAGGGGCCTCCTGCAAATTGGCGCGCAACCCGATACTATGCCCTACGGACCAGCCGGGTGCCGCAGACCTGCTTGCCACGGTCAACTTGCCGCCACAGGCACTGACGGACCTGCTGGCTGCAGCGGCGAGCCTGCTGCCGGATCCGGTCTCGCCGGGCACCTCGGCACGACTCTTCGCCCCGCCGCTTGGTCCCGATGAACGCGTGGCAGTGATGGGCGCGCACAAGGTGCCTTCCCTGCGCAACGTCGAGCTTACCGCGCCGTATTTCCACAACGGCGGGCAGGCAACGCTGCATCAGGTGGTGGAGTTCTACAACCGGGGCGGCGACTTTTCCGCCGTGAATCAGGATGATCTCGATCCCAACATCCATCCGCTGGGGCTGACCGACGAGGAGAAGGACGACCTCGTGGCGTTCCTGACGTCGCTCACCGACGACCGCGTGCGGTATGAGCGGGCCCCCTTCGATCGGCCGAGCATCAGCATCCCCAACGGGGCCCCGGCCGATGTGGCGGCGGCGATCTGCCTGTTTACGCAGGATGCGTGCGCAGTTGAAGCCCGGGTCGAGATTCCGGCAGTTGGCGCGACGGGCCATGTGCAAGCGCTGGGCACGCCGCACACGCCTTATGCGAACTTCCTTGACCCGCTGACACCGTAA
- a CDS encoding M67 family metallopeptidase: MTMLRLSSPLRDSILSAAQAGYPNEVCGLLLGQQDGDVVTVCTVHPVRNVHPDRTADRFLIEPQDYLDAEYAAAAGGVQVVGVWHSHPDHPARPSATDREFAWGGWSYPIVSVKAGVATELRSWRLDGEAFGEEEVLS; this comes from the coding sequence ATGACGATGTTGAGGCTTTCCTCCCCCTTGCGCGATTCGATCCTCTCGGCGGCGCAGGCGGGTTACCCGAACGAGGTGTGCGGACTGCTTCTGGGGCAGCAGGACGGCGACGTGGTGACCGTGTGCACCGTGCATCCTGTGCGCAACGTGCATCCGGACCGCACCGCCGATCGTTTCCTGATCGAGCCGCAGGACTACCTCGACGCGGAATATGCCGCAGCCGCCGGCGGCGTGCAGGTGGTGGGCGTGTGGCATTCCCACCCCGACCACCCGGCGAGACCCTCGGCAACCGACCGCGAATTCGCCTGGGGCGGCTGGTCGTATCCGATCGTGTCCGTGAAGGCCGGCGTCGCCACCGAGTTGCGTTCGTGGCGGCTCGACGGCGAAGCGTTCGGCGAAGAGGAGGTGCTGTCATGA
- the moeB gene encoding molybdopterin-synthase adenylyltransferase MoeB, whose product MSRVIVRIPTPLRPYTGGADEVEIEAATVGEALRSLGGRHEGLLARVCAADGSLRPFVNVYLGAENVRDLGGLDAPLPRDGAVLAIVPAVAGGAGSARERRLAELKASVPEVSPGEALARQAQGAALIDVREAEEIAQGSPRGALRLGRGFLELRIEEAIPDTDRTILVMCGGGTRSLFAAEGLQRLGYRNVASVTGGFSRWKAEGLPFETPRGLDPHARERYARHLTMPEVGEAGQRRLLDSRVLLIGAGGLGSPAGLYLAAAGVGTLGIVDHDVVDRSNLQRQVLHNDERIGQPKVESARRTLQGLNPSVNIETFAERLSSANVERILTGYDVVVDGSDNFPTRYLVNDACVHLQIPCVHGSVYRFEGQVSVFWPQCPQRRGPCYRCLYPEPPPAEFAPSCADAGVLGVLPGVVGLLEAVETVKLLLGLGDPLVGRLLHYDALHARFDEYRLAANPDCAVCAEGRPFPGYVDYEAFCATAA is encoded by the coding sequence ATGAGCCGGGTCATCGTTCGCATTCCGACCCCGCTGCGCCCATATACCGGCGGGGCCGACGAAGTCGAGATCGAGGCCGCGACCGTCGGCGAAGCGCTCCGCTCGCTGGGTGGCCGCCACGAGGGCCTGCTGGCACGGGTGTGCGCGGCGGATGGCAGCCTGCGTCCGTTCGTGAACGTCTATCTCGGCGCCGAAAACGTGCGCGACCTGGGCGGGCTTGACGCCCCCCTGCCGCGCGACGGCGCGGTGCTCGCAATCGTCCCGGCGGTGGCGGGCGGTGCCGGCAGCGCGCGCGAGCGCCGGCTTGCGGAACTGAAGGCCAGCGTACCCGAGGTCAGCCCGGGCGAAGCCCTCGCGCGGCAGGCGCAGGGCGCCGCACTGATCGACGTGCGCGAGGCGGAAGAGATTGCTCAGGGCAGCCCGCGTGGCGCACTCCGGCTTGGTCGCGGTTTTCTCGAACTGCGCATCGAAGAGGCCATCCCCGACACCGACCGGACGATCCTCGTCATGTGCGGGGGCGGAACACGCTCGCTGTTTGCCGCCGAAGGGCTGCAGCGGCTCGGCTACCGCAACGTCGCCTCGGTCACGGGCGGCTTCTCGCGCTGGAAGGCCGAGGGCCTGCCGTTCGAGACGCCGCGCGGCCTCGATCCGCATGCGCGCGAACGCTACGCACGCCACCTGACGATGCCCGAGGTCGGCGAAGCCGGCCAGCGGCGCCTGCTCGACAGCCGCGTGCTGCTGATCGGCGCCGGTGGGCTCGGCTCTCCGGCGGGGCTGTATCTGGCCGCAGCCGGCGTCGGCACGCTGGGCATCGTCGACCACGACGTCGTGGATCGCTCCAATCTGCAGCGCCAGGTCCTGCACAACGACGAGCGCATCGGCCAACCCAAGGTCGAATCGGCGCGCCGCACGCTGCAGGGCCTCAACCCGTCGGTGAATATCGAGACCTTTGCGGAGCGCCTGAGCTCGGCGAACGTCGAACGCATCCTCACGGGCTACGACGTGGTGGTCGACGGTTCCGACAATTTCCCGACCCGCTATCTCGTCAACGATGCCTGCGTGCATCTGCAGATCCCGTGCGTGCATGGCTCGGTGTACCGCTTCGAGGGCCAGGTATCGGTGTTCTGGCCGCAGTGCCCACAGCGCCGTGGCCCATGCTACCGCTGCCTCTATCCCGAGCCGCCGCCCGCCGAATTCGCGCCCTCATGCGCAGATGCCGGGGTGCTTGGCGTGCTGCCCGGCGTGGTCGGACTGCTCGAAGCGGTGGAAACGGTCAAGCTGCTGCTGGGCCTGGGCGACCCGCTGGTCGGCCGCCTGCTGCATTACGACGCCCTGCACGCGCGCTTCGACGAGTACCGCCTGGCGGCGAACCCCGACTGCGCCGTGTGCGCGGAAGGACGTCCGTTCCCCGGCTATGTCGATTACGAAGCATTCTGCGCGACGGCGGCCTGA
- a CDS encoding cysteine synthase family protein, producing the protein MAAIPVRESPLLARVGHVPLVEVGSACELAGCRVFATLEGTNPGGSIKDRPVVRMLMKALQTGRLDGERRLLDSSSGNAGISYALYGAALGVPVTLVVPGNASRERLDRIRASGAELILTDPLEGYDFAVAEARRLAREQPERYWYCDQYSNPENWRAHYDTTGVELLRGIIATTGRPPDAFVAGIGTGGTLTGVGRRLKEAHPATRVVAAIPDEFPGIEGLKPLGHPGDMVPAILDESLIDRRLPVRMEDAIPMCRKLAKAGLFVGPSAGALVHAACRVAAEDDVRCIATVLPDTGERYVSTGLWAS; encoded by the coding sequence ATGGCAGCGATCCCCGTACGTGAATCCCCCCTGCTCGCCCGCGTCGGCCACGTCCCGCTGGTCGAGGTCGGCAGCGCCTGCGAACTGGCGGGATGCCGCGTGTTCGCGACGCTGGAAGGCACGAATCCGGGCGGCTCGATCAAGGACCGGCCGGTCGTGCGCATGCTGATGAAAGCCTTGCAGACCGGTCGCCTCGACGGCGAACGGCGGCTGCTCGATTCGTCGTCGGGCAACGCCGGGATCTCCTATGCACTGTACGGGGCCGCCCTGGGCGTGCCGGTAACGCTGGTCGTGCCGGGCAATGCCAGCCGCGAACGGCTCGACCGCATCCGCGCGAGCGGCGCCGAACTGATCCTCACTGATCCCCTCGAAGGCTACGACTTCGCCGTCGCCGAGGCACGCCGCCTCGCGCGCGAACAGCCCGAACGTTACTGGTACTGCGACCAGTACTCGAACCCGGAGAACTGGCGCGCGCATTACGACACCACCGGCGTGGAGCTGCTGCGCGGCATCATCGCAACGACCGGCCGGCCGCCGGATGCCTTCGTCGCGGGCATCGGCACCGGCGGCACGCTGACCGGGGTCGGGCGCCGACTGAAGGAGGCCCACCCGGCAACGCGGGTGGTCGCGGCCATCCCGGACGAATTTCCCGGCATCGAGGGCCTCAAGCCCCTCGGCCATCCGGGCGACATGGTGCCGGCGATCCTCGACGAAAGCCTGATCGACCGCCGCCTGCCGGTGCGCATGGAGGATGCGATACCGATGTGCCGCAAGCTCGCGAAGGCCGGCCTGTTCGTCGGCCCGTCGGCCGGGGCCTTGGTGCACGCCGCGTGCCGCGTGGCGGCCGAGGACGACGTGCGGTGCATCGCGACGGTGCTGCCGGATACCGGCGAACGCTACGTGTCTACCGGTCTGTGGGCATCATGA
- a CDS encoding peroxiredoxin: MALRLGDDAPDFTAETTQGRIRFHEWIGDGWAILFSHPKDFTPVCTTELGYMAGLKKEFDKRNTKIIGLSVDSVGDHERWSKDIEETQGHKINYPLIGDPDLKVAKLYDMIHPNASGSAKERTAQDNLTVRSVFVIGPDKKVKLMLTYPMSTGRNFDEVLRVLDSIQLTAKHKVATPVNWKSGEDVIIVPAVSDEEAKTRYPGGWKAAKPYLRIVPQPK; encoded by the coding sequence ATGGCATTGCGGCTAGGCGACGACGCACCGGACTTCACGGCCGAAACGACCCAGGGAAGGATCCGGTTCCACGAATGGATCGGGGATGGTTGGGCGATCCTGTTCTCACATCCGAAAGACTTCACGCCCGTCTGCACCACCGAACTCGGCTACATGGCCGGGCTCAAGAAGGAGTTCGACAAACGCAACACCAAGATCATCGGCCTGAGCGTGGACAGCGTCGGCGACCACGAACGCTGGTCGAAGGACATCGAGGAAACGCAGGGCCACAAGATCAATTACCCGCTGATCGGCGACCCGGACCTGAAGGTGGCCAAGCTGTACGACATGATCCACCCCAACGCCAGCGGTAGCGCGAAGGAACGCACGGCGCAGGACAACCTGACAGTGCGTTCGGTCTTCGTGATCGGCCCCGACAAGAAGGTCAAGCTGATGCTCACCTACCCGATGAGCACCGGCCGGAACTTCGACGAGGTCCTGCGCGTGCTCGACTCGATCCAGTTGACGGCAAAACACAAGGTGGCGACGCCGGTGAACTGGAAGTCGGGCGAGGATGTGATCATCGTCCCCGCGGTCTCCGACGAAGAGGCGAAAACGCGCTACCCGGGCGGCTGGAAGGCAGCAAAACCCTACCTGCGCATCGTGCCGCAGCCCAAGTAG
- a CDS encoding LemA family protein, whose protein sequence is MVWSFVRRFPVILVLLAAIGLGGCGYNDFQRLDEQSKAAWAEVLNQYQRRADLIPNLVATVKGEASFEQETLTKVIEARAKATAIQVTPAMLNDPQAMERFQQAQSQLGGALSRLLAVAENYPSLKANQAFQDLRVQLEGTENRIAVARNSYIKSVQAYNILARSFPTNLTAMAFSYAPKAGFTVASEQEISRPPSVDFGGGAGKY, encoded by the coding sequence ATGGTCTGGTCATTTGTTCGCCGCTTTCCGGTAATCCTCGTGCTGCTTGCCGCCATCGGCCTCGGCGGTTGCGGCTACAACGACTTCCAGCGGCTCGATGAACAGAGCAAGGCCGCGTGGGCGGAGGTGCTGAACCAGTACCAGCGCCGCGCCGACCTCATTCCCAACCTCGTCGCCACCGTCAAGGGCGAGGCGAGCTTCGAGCAGGAAACGCTGACGAAGGTGATCGAGGCGCGCGCCAAGGCAACCGCGATCCAGGTCACGCCGGCGATGCTCAACGATCCCCAGGCGATGGAGCGTTTCCAGCAGGCACAGAGCCAGCTGGGCGGGGCCCTGTCGCGCCTGCTTGCCGTCGCCGAGAACTACCCCAGCCTGAAAGCCAACCAGGCGTTCCAGGATCTGCGCGTGCAACTCGAAGGAACCGAGAACCGCATCGCTGTCGCGCGCAACAGCTACATCAAGTCCGTGCAGGCGTACAACATCCTCGCACGCAGCTTCCCCACCAACCTGACCGCGATGGCGTTCAGCTACGCGCCCAAGGCGGGCTTCACGGTCGCGAGCGAGCAGGAGATCTCGCGGCCGCCGTCCGTCGATTTCGGCGGCGGCGCAGGGAAATACTGA
- a CDS encoding TPM domain-containing protein codes for MPAREFLLRLALCIGALLVWPGIAGAQELLPVPPLTARVIDQTGTLSSGERQALEQKLAAFEKERGSQLVVLIVPTTAPEDIAAFANRVAADWKIGRRDVGDGLLLVVAKNDRRVRIEVARALEGAVPDLAAFHIIDRAITPAFREGRFAAGIDAGVEALMARVRGENLPLPEPETRDSGGFGSLQDIAAFIMFGVPIVGGILVAILGRKLGALATGGVFGLLAKLLLGSLVLGVIAGVLAFIFVLALGTGTGGGRGGRGGPGGPIIWGGGGRGRFGGDGGGGFGSGGGGSFGGGGASGRW; via the coding sequence ATGCCCGCGCGCGAATTTCTCCTGCGGCTGGCGTTGTGCATCGGCGCGCTGCTGGTGTGGCCGGGGATCGCCGGCGCACAGGAGCTGCTCCCGGTACCCCCGCTCACGGCACGCGTCATTGACCAGACGGGCACGCTTTCGTCCGGCGAGCGGCAGGCGCTCGAACAGAAACTGGCGGCATTCGAAAAAGAGCGCGGCAGCCAACTGGTCGTGCTGATCGTCCCGACCACGGCACCGGAGGACATCGCAGCCTTCGCCAATCGTGTCGCCGCCGACTGGAAGATCGGCCGGCGCGACGTCGGCGACGGGTTGCTGCTGGTCGTCGCCAAGAACGACCGGCGCGTGCGCATCGAGGTCGCCCGTGCGCTGGAAGGGGCCGTGCCCGATCTCGCCGCCTTCCACATCATCGACCGCGCCATCACGCCCGCCTTCCGCGAGGGCCGCTTTGCGGCCGGCATCGATGCCGGCGTGGAGGCGCTGATGGCGCGCGTGCGCGGCGAAAACCTGCCCCTTCCCGAACCCGAAACCCGCGACTCGGGCGGCTTCGGGTCCCTGCAGGACATCGCGGCGTTCATCATGTTCGGTGTGCCCATCGTCGGCGGCATCCTCGTCGCGATCCTGGGGCGCAAGCTCGGTGCGCTGGCAACCGGGGGCGTCTTCGGCCTTCTTGCGAAATTGCTGCTCGGCAGCCTCGTGCTCGGCGTCATTGCCGGCGTGCTCGCCTTCATCTTCGTCCTGGCGCTCGGCACCGGCACCGGTGGCGGACGGGGTGGGCGGGGCGGGCCCGGCGGGCCGATCATCTGGGGCGGCGGCGGCCGGGGCCGGTTCGGTGGAGATGGAGGCGGCGGATTCGGTTCCGGCGGGGGCGGGAGTTTCGGCGGCGGAGGCGCGTCAGGGCGATGGTAG
- a CDS encoding TPM domain-containing protein translates to MSALARLVRHLWLDTADARRAVGAEAIRRLEARVRESERQHTGEICLCVEASLPMSYLWRHLKGAPIDVVVRERAVTLFGKLRVWDTELNNGVLIYLQLAERRVEVVADRAVARTVSDAAWERMIADVTPAFRANRYEEGLERTIDAVSAVLRSGFPATDANGTARPNQLPNRPVVR, encoded by the coding sequence ATGAGCGCCCTCGCCCGCCTCGTCCGCCACCTGTGGCTGGACACTGCCGACGCACGACGGGCGGTCGGTGCCGAGGCGATACGGCGCCTGGAGGCGCGCGTGCGCGAGAGCGAGCGGCAGCATACGGGCGAGATCTGCCTGTGCGTCGAGGCGAGCCTCCCCATGAGTTACCTGTGGCGCCATCTCAAGGGAGCGCCGATCGACGTCGTCGTGCGCGAACGCGCCGTGACCCTGTTCGGGAAGCTGCGCGTCTGGGACACGGAGCTCAACAACGGCGTCCTGATCTACCTGCAACTGGCGGAACGCCGGGTTGAAGTCGTCGCCGACCGCGCCGTGGCACGGACCGTGAGTGACGCGGCATGGGAGCGCATGATCGCCGACGTCACGCCCGCATTCCGGGCGAACCGCTACGAGGAAGGACTGGAGCGGACGATCGACGCCGTGAGCGCGGTGCTCAGGTCCGGTTTCCCCGCGACGGATGCCAACGGCACGGCACGGCCGAACCAGTTGCCGAACCGGCCCGTCGTGCGCTGA
- a CDS encoding DUF423 domain-containing protein, whose product MNRFILIAGSLLAGLGVALGAFGAHALRNVLGPAELGWWTTAVQYQMWHATGLLALGAWRLPNAGPAAVLLALGTLIFSGSLYVMALSGWRVLGMITPIGGTLMIAGWLLLAWRGLRG is encoded by the coding sequence ATGAACCGATTCATCCTGATCGCGGGCAGCCTGCTCGCCGGGTTGGGCGTTGCCCTCGGGGCTTTTGGCGCGCACGCCCTGCGCAATGTGCTCGGTCCTGCCGAACTCGGCTGGTGGACCACTGCCGTGCAGTACCAGATGTGGCACGCCACGGGGCTGCTCGCGCTCGGCGCCTGGCGGCTCCCGAACGCGGGGCCCGCAGCCGTGCTGCTCGCGCTCGGTACGCTGATCTTTTCCGGCAGCCTGTATGTGATGGCGCTGAGTGGATGGCGCGTGCTGGGGATGATCACGCCGATCGGCGGCACGCTGATGATTGCCGGCTGGCTGCTGCTCGCGTGGCGGGGCCTGCGCGGTTGA
- a CDS encoding aromatic acid/H+ symport family MFS transporter, whose protein sequence is MRNIDVHKLIDEANFNRFHWQVLFWCALIIIFDGYDLVIYGVVLPVLMKEWNLTPIQAGTLGSYALFGMMFGALIFGPMSDRFGRKKVIAVCVTLFSLFTFINGFARDVTEFAVCRFIAGLGIGGVMPNVVALMTEYAPKKLRTTLVAIMFSGYSVGGMLSAGLGIYLIPAFGWSSVFFLAALPLLLLPAIIYLLPESIGFLLHAKRDREAAILLARVEGSFVPQPGDRYDFPTGKTGHVPLVALFKHGRALSTLMFWVAFFMCLLMVYALASWLPKLMTQAGYGLGSSLSFLLVLNLGAIFGAVGGGVVADRLHLKTVLTIFFVIGAASISLLGYKSPTEVLYVLVALAGATTIGSQILLYAYAAQFYPMAIRSTGIGWASGVGRSGAILGPIVGGTLLAMAMPLHFNFLFFAIPGAIAALAVSLVARSAPHAPEEEEPLAFAGEIGVVAE, encoded by the coding sequence ATGAGAAACATCGATGTACACAAACTGATCGACGAGGCGAATTTCAATCGTTTCCACTGGCAGGTCCTGTTCTGGTGCGCCCTGATCATCATCTTCGACGGCTACGACCTCGTGATCTACGGCGTCGTGCTGCCGGTGCTGATGAAGGAATGGAACCTCACGCCGATCCAGGCCGGCACTCTCGGCAGCTACGCGCTGTTCGGCATGATGTTCGGCGCCCTGATCTTCGGTCCGATGTCCGACCGCTTCGGGCGCAAGAAGGTGATCGCGGTGTGCGTGACCCTGTTCAGCCTGTTCACCTTCATCAACGGTTTCGCGCGCGATGTCACCGAGTTCGCGGTCTGCCGCTTCATCGCGGGACTGGGGATCGGCGGCGTGATGCCCAACGTCGTCGCCCTGATGACCGAGTACGCACCGAAGAAGCTGCGCACGACGCTCGTCGCGATCATGTTCAGCGGCTATTCGGTGGGCGGGATGCTGTCGGCAGGACTGGGCATCTACCTGATCCCGGCCTTCGGCTGGTCCTCGGTGTTCTTCCTCGCCGCCCTGCCGCTGTTGCTGCTGCCCGCGATCATCTACCTGCTGCCCGAATCGATCGGCTTCCTCCTGCACGCCAAGCGCGACCGCGAGGCCGCCATCCTGCTCGCGCGCGTCGAAGGAAGCTTCGTGCCGCAACCCGGTGACCGCTACGACTTCCCGACGGGCAAGACCGGCCACGTCCCGCTCGTGGCACTGTTCAAGCACGGCCGCGCACTGAGCACGCTGATGTTCTGGGTCGCGTTCTTCATGTGCCTGCTGATGGTCTACGCGCTCGCGTCGTGGCTGCCGAAGCTGATGACGCAGGCGGGCTACGGGCTCGGCTCGAGCCTCTCCTTCCTGCTGGTGCTGAATCTCGGTGCCATCTTTGGCGCCGTCGGCGGTGGGGTCGTGGCGGATCGCCTGCACCTGAAGACCGTGCTGACGATCTTCTTCGTGATCGGCGCAGCCTCGATCAGCCTGCTCGGCTACAAGAGTCCGACCGAGGTCCTGTACGTCCTCGTCGCGCTGGCGGGGGCGACCACGATCGGTTCGCAGATCCTGCTGTACGCCTATGCGGCGCAGTTCTATCCGATGGCGATCCGCTCGACCGGCATCGGCTGGGCCTCCGGCGTCGGCCGCAGCGGCGCGATCCTCGGCCCCATCGTCGGCGGCACGCTGCTCGCGATGGCGATGCCGCTGCACTTCAACTTCCTGTTCTTCGCCATTCCCGGCGCCATTGCGGCACTCGCCGTATCGCTGGTGGCCCGCAGCGCCCCGCACGCGCCCGAGGAAGAGGAGCCGCTCGCCTTTGCCGGTGAAATCGGCGTCGTGGCCGAGTAA